A region of Streptomyces sp. R44 DNA encodes the following proteins:
- a CDS encoding ScbR family autoregulator-binding transcription factor, with protein sequence MATPRSERTPRSTEPTPRSEQSPRSAEPRRRSTEPKQRGAEPKQRGEPKQERARRTKVHILQSAAELFAERGYATVTLQDVAERAEMTKGAVYFHYTNKEALAVAVVQEHYARWPGILKGAEGNHEEPFDTLVAVLDTVTRAFATDIVVQAGARLQIERALIDAELPEPYVGWEDYLTRLIAEARDAGQLRAGVEPRAAARVLVSAFFGMQHISDVLSRRKDLTERHAELRAVLLEGLRG encoded by the coding sequence ATGGCGACACCCCGAAGCGAACGGACGCCCCGGAGCACGGAACCGACACCCCGAAGCGAGCAGTCGCCCCGGAGCGCGGAACCGAGGCGACGGAGCACCGAGCCGAAGCAGCGCGGCGCCGAGCCCAAGCAGCGCGGCGAACCGAAGCAGGAGCGCGCCCGGCGCACGAAGGTGCACATCCTCCAGTCGGCCGCCGAGCTCTTCGCCGAGCGCGGCTACGCGACCGTGACCCTTCAGGACGTGGCCGAACGCGCGGAGATGACCAAGGGAGCGGTGTACTTCCACTACACGAACAAGGAGGCCCTGGCCGTCGCGGTCGTGCAGGAGCACTACGCGCGCTGGCCCGGGATCCTCAAGGGCGCCGAGGGCAACCACGAGGAGCCCTTCGACACGCTCGTCGCCGTCCTCGACACGGTCACCCGGGCGTTCGCGACGGACATCGTCGTCCAGGCCGGCGCACGGCTCCAGATCGAGCGGGCGCTCATCGACGCCGAGCTGCCGGAGCCGTACGTCGGCTGGGAGGACTACCTCACCCGGCTGATCGCCGAGGCCCGGGACGCGGGACAACTGCGGGCCGGAGTGGAACCGCGCGCGGCGGCCCGCGTGCTGGTCTCCGCCTTCTTCGGCATGCAGCACATCTCGGACGTCCTCAGCCGCCGCAAGGACCTCACCGAGCGGCACGCGGAGCTGCGGGCCGTCCTCCTCGAAGGGCTGCGCGGCTGA
- a CDS encoding ScbA/BarX family gamma-butyrolactone biosynthesis protein translates to MSIGVLQTVLSVEPLAPVESLEPLIREAKEELSFDRTISRRFVHRASVTEVFLTDAVVAGPDRFLVGAQLPRNHALYRPEETGQADFMLLVETVRQAGIFLSHRYHDVPLGHHFIFKALSLHISDPAALRVGCGPLAAVFDIKVVTPAGARNPRRFDARFDMVIEVGGRECARASAGVVVIDGVRYGRLRQRGRTPQTAIPQAFAYGEPEGAADDRAVLCPVPAEEALTRPAGTREWRLRVDPTHPGYFEHPSDHVPGMLLLEAFRQAARRTAGGAAAPATLTSLDADFAVFGELAEAVAVEAAPLEDGRVRLSAAQGGRVLATAVARCA, encoded by the coding sequence ATGTCCATCGGTGTGCTGCAGACCGTGTTATCCGTCGAGCCGCTCGCGCCCGTCGAGTCCCTGGAGCCGCTCATCCGGGAGGCCAAGGAAGAGCTGAGCTTCGACCGCACGATCTCCCGCAGGTTCGTGCACCGCGCCTCGGTGACCGAAGTCTTCCTCACCGACGCCGTCGTCGCCGGGCCCGACCGCTTCCTGGTCGGCGCGCAACTGCCCCGGAACCACGCGCTGTACCGCCCGGAGGAGACCGGGCAGGCCGACTTCATGCTCCTCGTCGAGACCGTCCGGCAGGCCGGCATCTTCCTGAGCCACCGCTACCACGACGTGCCGCTCGGCCACCACTTCATCTTCAAGGCCCTGTCCCTGCACATCAGCGACCCCGCCGCCCTCCGGGTCGGCTGCGGCCCGCTCGCGGCGGTCTTCGACATCAAGGTCGTGACGCCCGCCGGAGCGCGCAACCCGCGCCGCTTCGACGCCCGCTTCGACATGGTGATCGAGGTGGGCGGCCGGGAGTGCGCCCGCGCCTCCGCCGGCGTCGTCGTCATCGACGGCGTGCGGTACGGGCGGCTGCGGCAGCGCGGCCGGACCCCGCAGACCGCGATCCCGCAGGCCTTCGCGTACGGGGAGCCCGAGGGCGCCGCGGACGACCGGGCCGTCCTGTGCCCCGTACCCGCCGAGGAGGCCCTGACCAGGCCGGCCGGCACGCGGGAATGGCGGCTGCGCGTCGACCCCACCCACCCCGGCTACTTCGAGCACCCCTCGGACCACGTGCCCGGGATGCTGCTCCTGGAGGCCTTCCGGCAGGCGGCCCGGCGGACGGCGGGGGGTGCGGCGGCGCCGGCCACGCTGACCTCCCTGGACGCCGACTTCGCCGTCTTCGGCGAGCTCGCCGAGGCCGTGGCCGTCGAGGCCGCGCCGCTGGAGGACGGCCGGGTGCGGCTCTCCGCGGCCCAGGGAGGACGCGTCCTCGCCACGGCCGTCGCCCGGTGCGCGTGA
- a CDS encoding LysR family transcriptional regulator — protein sequence MELQHLRAFREVARELSFTRAAHNLHYSQPAVTAQIKGLEEDMGASLFQRRGNRSVELTPAGARLRPLAERILELVETAQYEIADPAPTVVDRRMAPQGGMTGRFADARPADRPLLGRGGRA from the coding sequence ATGGAACTCCAGCACTTACGGGCCTTCCGCGAAGTGGCCCGGGAACTCAGCTTCACCCGCGCGGCCCACAACCTGCACTACTCCCAGCCCGCGGTGACCGCGCAGATCAAGGGCCTGGAAGAGGACATGGGAGCCTCGCTCTTCCAGCGGCGCGGCAACCGCTCCGTCGAGCTCACGCCGGCCGGCGCGCGGCTGCGTCCGCTGGCGGAACGGATCCTCGAACTGGTCGAGACGGCGCAGTACGAGATCGCCGACCCCGCCCCCACGGTGGTGGACCGGCGGATGGCACCGCAGGGCGGCATGACCGGCCGCTTCGCTGACGCCCGCCCCGCCGACCGCCCCCTCCTCGGCAGAGGAGGCAGAGCATGA